A genomic stretch from Astatotilapia calliptera chromosome 4, fAstCal1.2, whole genome shotgun sequence includes:
- the LOC113020994 gene encoding GTPase HRas produces MTEYKLVVVGAGGVGKSALTIQLIQNHFVDEYDPTIEDSYRKQVVIDGETCLLDILDTAGQEEYSAMRDQYMRTGEGFLCVFAINNSKSFEDVHLYREQISRVKDSDSVPMVLVGNKSDLSTRTVKTQQAQELARSYGVPFVETSAKTRQGVEEAFYSLVREIRRYKETNRSNKKSKKNTQRRCMIL; encoded by the exons ATGACCGAGTACAAACTTGTGGTGGTCGGGGCAGGAGGTGTGGGCAAGAGCGCTCTCACCATCCAGCTCATCCAGAACCACTTTGTGGATGAATACGATCCAACTATCGAG GACTCGTACAGAAAGCAGGTGGTGATTGATGGAGAGACATGTCTGCTGGACATCCTGGACACTGCAGGTCAGGAGGAGTACAGCGCCATGAGGGACCAGTATATGAGGACGGGAGAAGgcttcctctgtgtgtttgccATCAACAACAGCAAGTCCTTTGAGGACGTTCACCTTTACAG AGAGCAGATCAGTAGGGTGAAGGACAGTGACAGCGTCCCCATGGTGCTCGTGGGGAACAAGAGCGACCTCAGCACCCGCACAGTGAAGACGCAGCAGGCGCAGGAGCTGGCGAGGAGCTACGGCGTGCCGTTTGTAGAGACCTCCGCCAAAACCAGACAG GGTGTGGAGGAAGCTTTTTATTCTCTAGTACGGGAGATCAGAAGATACAAGGAGACCAACCGCAGCAACAAGAAGAGCAAGAAGAACACTCAGAGACGTTGCATGATACTATAG
- the slc17a7a gene encoding solute carrier family 17 member 7a, whose product MEIRPDRFKAVAGKTLGKIHRLIEKRQPNGETIELSAEGRPELVEEKELPVVDCTCFGLPRRYIIAILSGLGFCISFGIRCNLGVAIVSMVNDHTVYKGNKEVLVAAQFTWDPETVGMIHGSFFWGYIVTQIPGGFICQKFAANRVFGFAIVATSTLNMLIPSAARCHYSCVILVRICQGLVEGVSYPACHGIWAKWAPPLERSRLATTAFCGSYAGAVVAMPLAGILVQYTGWPSVFYVYGSFGIFWYLFWILVSYQSPAAHPTISPEERKYIEDAIGESASFLNPLQKFKTPWKHFFTSMPVYAIIVANFCRSWTFYLLLISQPAYFEEVFGFEISKVGIVSALPHLVMTIIVPIGGQLADYLRTHNLMSTTNVRKLMNCGGFGMEATLLLVVGFSHTKGIAISFLVLAVGFSGFAISGFNVNHLDIAPRYASILMGISNGVGTLSGMVCPLIVGAMTKHKTREEWQYVFLIASLVHYGGVVFYGLFASGEKQPWADIEDTSEEKCGIIDEDELANETEEMYRGGGQYGAISQSGAGFNGGGGGGGAGSGWVTDWDKSEEYVQPPGYNSYMYGGEIEKELT is encoded by the exons GCTGATTGAGAAACGGCAGCCAAATGGAGAAACTATTGAGCTGTCGGCGGAGGGTCGTCctgagctggtggaggagaagGAGCTGCCTGTGGTGGACTGCACCTGCTTCGGCCTGCCCCGGCGGTACATCATCGCCATCCTGTCTGGCCTGGGCTTCTGCATCTCCTTTGGCATCAGGTGCAACCTAGGTGTGGCCATTGTAAGCATGGTCAATGATCATACTGTCTACAAAGGCAACAAGGAAGTACTTGTG gCTGCACAGTTCACCTGGGATCCAGAGACAGTGGGGATGATTCACGGCTCCTTCTTCTGGGGCTACATCGTCACACAAATCCCGGGTGGCTTTATATGTCAAAAATTTGCAGCAAACAG agTTTTCGGCTTTGCCATCGTGGCCACATCGACGCTCAACATGCTGATTCCATCTGCCGCTCGCTGCCATTACAGCTGCGTCATACTTGTCAGGATATGCCAGGGCCTTGTAGAG GGCGTATCATACCCAGCCTGTCATGGGATCTGGGCCAAGTGGGCACCTCCTCTTGAGCGAAGTCGATTAGCCACGACAGCTTTTTGTG GATCCTATGCTGGGGCAGTGGTGGCCATGCCTTTAGCTGGGATACTGGTGCAATACACTGGGTGgccttctgtattttatgtctatG gCAGCTTTGGGATATTCTGGTATTTGTTTTGGATTCTGGTGTCATACCAGAGTCCTGCAGCCCATCCCACCATCTCACCAGAGGAGAGGAAATACATTGAAGATGCGATCGGAGAGTCTGCATCATTTCTCAATCCCCTTCAA AAATTTAAAACCCCGTGGAAacacttcttcacctccatgCCAGTCTATGCCATTATTGTGGCCAACTTCTGCAGGAGCTGGACCTTCTACCTGCTGCTCATCAGCCAGCCGGCCTACTTTGAAGAAGTCTTTGGCTTTGAGATCAGCAAG GTGGGCATAGTGTCAGCTTTGCCCCATCTGGTGATGACAATCATCGTGCCTATTGGGGGCCAGTTGGCTGACTACTTGAGAACCCACAACCTGATGTCCACCACCAACGTCAGGAAGCTCATGAACTGTGGAG GTTTTGGGATGGAAGCCACCCTCCTGCTGGTGGTGGGCTTCTCTCACACAAAGGGTATTGCCATCTCCTTCTTGGTCCTGGCGGTGGGATTCAGTGGATTTGCTATCTCAG GGTTTAATGTCAATCACTTGGATATTGCGCCTCGATATGCCAGCATACTGATGGGCATTTCGAACGGAGTGGGAACGTTATCTGGAATGGTGTGTCCTCTCATAGTTGGTGCCATGACCAAACACAAG ACGCGTGAGGAGTGGCAGTACGTCTTCCTTATAGCCTCACTTGTTCATTATGGAGGAGTGGTTTTCTATG GACTCTTTGCATCAGGAGAAAAGCAGCCTTgggcagacatagaggacacaAGTGAGGAGAAGTGCGGTATAATCGACGAGGATGAACTGGCCAATGAAACAGAAGAGATGTACCGTGGAGGGGGGCAGTACGGAGCCATAAGCCAATCGGGGGCTGGTTTCAacggtggaggaggaggaggaggagcagggtcAGGATGGGTGACAGACTGGGATAAGTCTGAGGAGTATGTGCAGCCGCCCGGATATAACTCCTACATGTACGGGGGAGAAATAGAGAAGGAGCTCACATAG
- the pold1 gene encoding DNA polymerase delta catalytic subunit, producing the protein MDHKRHNGSRLMGGPSQAKRGKTMGEWEDSPSQFEEELSMFEEADMDAEEMEGQAGHDVIPVGDLFSADLNPRWRRPPAPSLDPSSDTLVFQQIDLDYYLGETVAGMPGQSQGKVPIIRMFGVTDNGNSVCCHVHGFAPYFYVPAPNGFMSAHLVEFKKELNSAVLKDMRSNKDNISVTVLAVDITRKESMYGYHGKHIIDFLRITMAMPRLIAPAKRLLEQGFKFAHFPTSNYQSYEANIDFEIRFMVDSNVVGCCWIELPKGKYRVREEKSTGNTSSQSPGKASLCQYEVDVGWKDLISHPAEGEWQRIAPLRVLSFDIECAGRKGIFPEPDKDPVIQIASMVQRQGETEPFIRTVFTLQSCASIVGSQILCFTQETKLLQSWAEFLRTVDPDIITGYNIQNFDFPYLLNRAAALKVNYFPYLGRVRGIKSVLKDLNFQSKQMGRRENKTINMEGRVQFDLLQVLLRDYKLRSYTLNAVSFHFLQEQKEDVQHSIITDLQNGNEQTRRRLAVYCLKDAYLPLRLLLKLMCVINYMEMARVTGVPLTYLLSRGQQIKVVSQLLRQATKQDLVMPVVKTEGGEDYTGATVIEPEKGYYSLPITTLDFSSLYPSIMMAHNLCYTTLLQKGSVEKLGLAPEDFIKTPTGDLFVKSSLRKGLLPEILENLLSARKRAKAELKKETDPFKKQVLDGRQLALKISANSVYGFTGAQVGKLPCLEISQSVTGFGRQMIEQTKQLVESKYTLSNGYQADARVIYGDTDSVMVKLGVATVKEAMDIGREAAEWVSSHFTPPIKLEFEKVYYPYLLINKKRYAGLYFSSSASTHDKMDCKGIETVRRDNCPLVANLINTCLQKILIDRDPQGAVEHAKEVISDLLCNRIDISQLVITKELTRTAQEYAGKQAHVELAERMRKRDAGSAPNLGDRVPYVIIKAAKGAAAYMKSEDPIYVLENNIPIDTQYYLEQQLSKPLLRIFEPILGESKAESILLKGDHTRCKTVLTSKVGGLMAFAQKRSTCIGCKAVLKTDAAVCDFCKKKESELYQKEIFHLNALEERFSRLWTQCQRCQGSLHEDVLCTSRDCPIFYMRKKVQKDLDDQSKLVSRFGW; encoded by the exons ATGGATCATAAACGACACAACGGCAGCCGTCTCATGGGTGGTCCATCCCAGGCCAAACGGGGTAAAACAATGGGTGAATGGGAGGACAGTCCTTCGCAGTTTGAAGAGGAGTTGTCCATGTTTGAAGAAGCAGATATGGATGCAGAGGAAATGGAGGGGCAGGCGGGACACGATGTTATTCCAGTAG GTGACCTTTTCTCAGCAGACCTAAACCCTCGCTGGCGACGTCCTCCTGCCCCCTCACTGGACCCATCATCTGATACTCTGGTGTTCCAGCAGATTGATCTGGACTACTATTTGG GGGAAACGGTAGCGGGCATGCCCGGTCAGTCGCAAGGAAAAGTGCCAATCATTCGGATGTTTGGTGTAACAGACAATGGCAACAGCGTGTGCTGCCATGTTCACGGCTTTGCCCCTTACTTCTACGTCCCTGCTCCAAATG GGTTCATGTCTGCTCACCTGGTGGAATTTAAAAAGGAGCTGAACTCTGCTGTCCTGAAGGACATGCGCTCCAATAAGGACAATATCTCAGTCACAGTGTTGGCTGTGGACATCACCCGCAAAGAGA GCATGTATGGTTACCATGGGAAACACATTATCGATTTCTTGCGGATAACCATGGCGATGCCTCGTCTCATCGCCCCCGCAAAGAGACTGCTGGAACAGGGCTTTAAGTTTGCCCATTTCCCTACCAGCAATTACCAATCCTACGAGGCCAACATAGACTTTGAAATCAG GTTTATGGTGGACAGCAACGTGGTGGGTTGCTGTTGGATTGAGCTCCCAAAAGGGAAGTACAGAGTGCGCGAAGAGAAGAGCACGGGTAACACGAGTTCTCAGTCCCCAGGAAAG GCCTCCTTGTGTCAGTATGAGGTGGATGTGGGATGGAAGGATCTGATAAGTCACCCTGCAGAGGGAGAGTGGCAGAGGATTGCACCACTCAGAGTCCTCAGCTTTGACATAGAGTGCGCAGGAAGAAAAG GAATCTTCCCTGAACCGGACAAAGATCCTGTGATTCAAATTGCATCTATGGTGCAGCGTCAGGGTGAAACGGAGCCCTTCATTCGCACAGTCTTCACCCTGCAGTCCTGCGCCAGCATCGTTGGCTCTCAGATACTGTGCTTTACACAAGAGACGAAGTTACTGCAG AGCTGGGCTGAGTTTTTGAGGACTGTTGATCCGGACATTATTACTGGCTACAACATCCAAAACTTTGACTTTCCGTACTTGCTCAACAGGGCAGCTGCTTTAAAG GTGAATTATTTTCCGTACTTGGGCCGAGTGCGAGGCATCAAATCAGTTTTGAAAGACTTGAATTTTCAGAGCAAGCAGATGGGCCGCAGAGAAAACAAGACCATTAACATGGAGGGCCGTGTTCAGTTCGACCTGCTGCAG GTTCTTCTCAGGGATTATAAGTTGCGCTCATACACATTGAACGCTGTGAGTTTCCACTTTTTGCAAGAGCAGAAGGAGGATGTGCAGCACTCAATCATCACTGATTTGCAG AATGGAAATGAACAGACGCGCCGTCGTTTGGCAGTCTACTGTCTGAAAGACGCCTATCTGCCCCTGCGCCTGCTGCTGAAGCTAATGTGTGTGATTAACTACATGGAGATGGCCAGAGTGACCGGTGTGCCTCTCACGTACCTGCTCTCACGAGGCCAGCAGATCAAAGTAGTCTCTCAGCTGCTGCGACAG GCCACAAAACAGGATCTGGTAATGCCCGTTGTAAAGACAGAAGGAGGCGAGGACTACACTGGAGCTACTGTCATTGAGCCAGAGAAAGG ATATTACAGCCTTCCCATTACCACATTGGATTTCTCCTCCTTGTATCCGTCCATCATGATGGCTCACAATCTGTGCTACACCACTCTGCTGCAGAAAGGCTCAGTGGAGAAACTGGG CCTGGCTCCCGAGGACTTCATCAAGACTCCAACAGGCGATCTCTTTGTGAAGAGTTCTCTAAGAAAGGGACTTCTCCCAGAGATCCTGGAAAACCTGCTGTCTGCCCGAAAGAG GGCCAAAGCAGAgctaaaaaaggaaacagaccCCTTCAAGAAGCAGGTGCTGGACGGCCGACAGCTGGCCCTCAAAATCAGCGCGAACTCTGTGTATGGCTTCACGGGGGCCCAAGTGGGCAAACTGCCCTGCCTAGAGATCTCACAG AGTGTCACTGGTTTTGGAAGACAGATGATTGAGCAAACCAAGCAGCTGGTGGAGTCTAAGTACACACTTTCCAATGGCTACCAGGCTGACGCCAGG GTAATTTATGGAGACACGGACTCTGTCATGGTAAAGCTCGGAGTTGCAACAGTAAAAGAGGCCATGGATATCGGGAGAGAGGCGGCCGAGTGGGTATCATCCCATTTCACACCACCCATCAAACTGGAGTTTGAGAAG GTGTACTACCCATATCTGCTGATCAATAAGAAGCGCTACGCAGGCCTGTATTTCTCCTCCAGTGCAAGCACGCATGACAAAATGGACTGCAAAGGTATTGAGACCGTCCGCAGAGACAACTGCCCTCTGGTGGCTAACCTCATCAACACCTGTCTGCAGAAAATCCTCATAGACAG GGATCCCCAGGGGGCCGTGGAACACGCCAAAGAGGTGATCTCAGACCTGCTCTGCAATCGCATCGACATCAGCCAGCTGGTCATCACCAAGGAGCTAACGCGCACTGCCCAGGAGTACGCTGGCAAGCAGGCGCACGTGGAGCTAGCAGAGAG GATGAGGAAAAGAGATGCAGGTAGCGCCCCCAACCTGGGAGACAGAGTCCCATATGTCATCATCAAGGCTGCGAAGGGAGCAGCGGCATACATGAAGTCAGAG GACCCCATCTACGTGCTGGAGAACAACATTCCCATTGACACACAATACTACCTGGAGCAGCAGCTGTCCAAACCTCTGTTGAGAATATTTGAGCCCATCCTGGGAGAGAGCAAAGCAGAAAGCATCCTGCTCA AGGGCGACCACACACGCTGTAAAACTGTGTTAACCTCAAAGGTTGGAGGCCTCATGGCGTTTGCTCAGAAGAGAAGCACCTGTATTGGCTGCAAAGCTGTGCTCAAGacagatg CGGCCGTGTGTGATTTCTGCAAGAAGAAAGAATCTGAGCTCTACCAAAAAGAG ATCTTTCACCTGAATGCGCTGGAGGAGCGTTTCTCTCGCTTGTGGACTCAGTGTCAGCGCTGTCAAGGCTCACTCCATGAAGATGTGCTGTGCACCAG CCGGGATTGTCCGATCTTCTACATGAGGAAAAAGGTTCAGAAAGACCTGGACGACCAGAGCAAGCTGGTGTCTCGTTTCGGATGGTGA